The Amycolatopsis sp. DG1A-15b genome window below encodes:
- the couO gene encoding 4-hydroxyphenyl-beta-ketoacyl-CoA hydrolase gives MDLSSLTAIDVHTHVEQDGHGCFALDQELLDASAKYFRAGQDRTPTVTAIAEHYRARQMAAVVFTVEAPAATGHPALSSEEIADAAAEHADVLIPFGSVDPHAGKAAVLRARRLVAEHGVRGFKFHPSLQAFEPNDIRYYPLYEAIAELGVPALFHTGQTGIGAGLPGGHGIKLRYSNPMLLDDVAADFPDLTVILAHPSVPWQDEAISVATHKANVYIDLSGWSPKYFPPQLVRAANTLLKRKVLFGSDFPVITPDRWLADFAELELKDEVRPLILKDNAIEVLRLA, from the coding sequence GTGGACCTTTCCTCCCTGACCGCCATCGACGTCCACACCCACGTCGAACAAGACGGCCACGGCTGCTTCGCCCTCGACCAGGAACTGCTGGACGCCTCCGCGAAGTACTTCCGCGCCGGCCAGGACCGCACGCCGACGGTGACCGCGATCGCCGAGCACTACCGGGCCCGGCAGATGGCCGCCGTCGTCTTCACGGTCGAGGCGCCGGCCGCGACCGGCCACCCCGCGCTCTCGAGCGAGGAGATCGCCGACGCCGCCGCCGAGCACGCCGACGTCCTCATCCCGTTCGGCTCGGTCGACCCGCACGCCGGCAAGGCCGCCGTGCTCCGCGCGCGGCGGCTCGTGGCCGAGCACGGGGTGCGCGGGTTCAAGTTCCACCCGAGCCTGCAGGCGTTCGAGCCCAACGACATCCGGTACTACCCGCTCTACGAGGCGATCGCCGAGCTGGGTGTTCCGGCCCTGTTCCACACCGGGCAGACCGGCATCGGTGCCGGCCTGCCGGGCGGGCACGGCATCAAGCTGCGGTACTCGAACCCAATGCTGCTCGACGACGTCGCCGCGGATTTCCCGGACCTGACGGTGATCCTGGCGCACCCGTCGGTGCCGTGGCAGGACGAAGCGATCTCGGTCGCGACGCACAAGGCGAACGTGTACATCGACCTGTCGGGCTGGTCGCCGAAGTACTTCCCGCCGCAGCTGGTCCGCGCGGCCAACACCCTGCTGAAGCGGAAAGTCCTGTTCGGGTCCGACTTCCCGGTGATCACCCCGGACCGCTGGCTCGCCGACTTCGCCGAGCTGGAGCTCAAGGACGAGGTGCGGCCGCTGATCCTCAAGGACAACGCCATCGAAGTACTCCGGCTGGCTTGA
- a CDS encoding 3-hydroxyacyl-CoA dehydrogenase NAD-binding domain-containing protein codes for MTVRITSAPAGHAAKPGRITTIAVVGTGVIGAGWAAHFLARGYDVVATDPAPGAEDRLRADVAAHWPTLIRLGLAEGASQERLSFATDAGAAVAEADFVQENGPEREDVKHRLFAVLDEAARPEVILASSSSGLLPSVIARGCPKHPERVVVGHPFNPPHVIPLVEVVPGAETTPEVVDRAVEFYTAAGKRPIRLTREVPGHVANRLQAALWQEAYSLVERGVATVADIDAAIANGPGLRWAVLGPFVNQHLSGGAGGLAHILRHLGPPTEQWWRDLGRVHLTPELAETLVAGVDAELAGTDHDRLVAARDAVLDQLLAAKAAQPDLP; via the coding sequence ATGACCGTCCGGATCACCTCGGCCCCCGCCGGCCACGCGGCGAAACCCGGCCGGATCACCACCATCGCGGTCGTCGGGACCGGCGTGATCGGGGCCGGCTGGGCCGCGCACTTCCTCGCCCGCGGCTACGACGTCGTCGCCACCGATCCGGCGCCCGGCGCCGAAGACCGCCTGCGCGCCGACGTCGCCGCGCACTGGCCCACGCTGATCCGGCTCGGCCTCGCCGAAGGCGCCTCGCAGGAGCGGCTGAGCTTCGCCACCGACGCCGGCGCCGCGGTGGCGGAGGCGGATTTCGTGCAGGAGAACGGACCCGAGCGCGAAGACGTCAAGCACCGCCTGTTCGCCGTGCTCGACGAGGCCGCGCGGCCGGAGGTGATCCTGGCGAGCAGCTCGTCCGGGCTGCTGCCGAGCGTCATCGCGCGCGGCTGCCCGAAGCACCCCGAGCGCGTGGTCGTCGGGCACCCGTTCAACCCGCCGCACGTGATCCCGCTCGTGGAAGTCGTCCCGGGCGCCGAAACCACGCCCGAGGTCGTCGACCGCGCGGTCGAGTTCTACACCGCGGCCGGCAAGCGGCCGATCCGGCTGACGCGGGAGGTACCCGGCCACGTCGCGAACCGGCTGCAGGCCGCGCTGTGGCAGGAGGCGTACTCCCTCGTCGAACGCGGCGTCGCGACGGTCGCCGACATCGACGCCGCCATCGCCAACGGGCCCGGTCTGCGCTGGGCCGTGCTCGGCCCGTTCGTCAACCAGCACCTCTCCGGTGGCGCGGGCGGGCTCGCGCACATCCTGCGGCACCTCGGCCCGCCCACCGAGCAGTGGTGGCGCGACCTGGGCCGCGTCCACCTGACGCCGGAACTCGCCGAGACCCTCGTCGCCGGCGTCGACGCCGAACTGGCCGGCACCGACCACGACCGGCTCGTCGCCGCCCGCGACGCCGTCCTCGACCAGCTGCTGGCCGCCAAGGCCGCGCAGCCCGACCTGCCCTGA
- a CDS encoding DUF2188 domain-containing protein translates to METFYDGSVWKNKVVGNTRASGSAETKSDAVADGRELAIKRGTAHFIHTKDGRIGERRTYPRARP, encoded by the coding sequence ATCGAAACCTTCTACGACGGCTCCGTCTGGAAGAACAAGGTCGTCGGCAACACGCGGGCGTCCGGCAGCGCCGAGACGAAGTCCGACGCTGTCGCGGACGGCCGCGAGCTCGCGATCAAGCGCGGCACGGCCCACTTCATCCACACGAAGGACGGCCGGATCGGCGAGCGCCGGACCTACCCGCGGGCCCGTCCCTGA
- a CDS encoding DUF4383 domain-containing protein, giving the protein METEVRRTPRQLLAAIVGVVFLLVGVLGFIPGVTTHYDMLTWAGHHSGALLLGIFSVSILHNIVHLAFGVAGLVLARTARGARAFLVGGGVVYLVLWLYGLVIDQGSAANFVPVNTADNWLHFGLGVGMIALGLIPLGATRSPVADSR; this is encoded by the coding sequence ATGGAGACCGAGGTCCGGCGAACCCCCCGCCAGCTCCTCGCCGCGATCGTCGGAGTGGTTTTCCTGCTGGTCGGCGTGCTGGGGTTCATCCCCGGCGTGACGACCCACTACGACATGCTCACCTGGGCCGGGCACCATTCCGGCGCCCTGCTCCTGGGCATCTTCTCCGTGTCGATCCTGCACAACATCGTGCACCTCGCGTTCGGCGTCGCCGGGCTCGTCCTGGCGAGGACGGCGCGCGGTGCCCGGGCCTTCCTCGTCGGCGGCGGGGTGGTCTACCTGGTCCTGTGGCTCTACGGCCTGGTGATCGACCAGGGCAGCGCGGCCAACTTCGTTCCGGTCAACACCGCGGACAACTGGCTGCACTTCGGCCTGGGCGTCGGGATGATCGCGCTCGGCCTGATCCCGCTCGGCGCCACGCGCAGCCCGGTCGCCGACTCGCGGTGA
- a CDS encoding ATP-binding protein produces MLARHNSVWLVPRHGALAKASAVGVLDRTTYSQLRDELLEFAADSEDGVLIDVERLELRDRALIRVFALVALRVGEWPAIPFALVTGRPEQRAALAASGVPVYADTATAEAALTRPAGRRVGRLLDRSPRTSARARGFVRGICAEWMVPELAEDAELIATELVENTLRHTDSAPWLRLELRRGTLSVAVSDESRRPAVLREGLDLARVGLGLRMITKVAKRWGSSRSRSGGKTVWALLARP; encoded by the coding sequence GTGCTCGCCCGGCACAATTCGGTGTGGCTGGTGCCCCGGCACGGCGCACTCGCGAAGGCGTCCGCCGTCGGCGTGCTGGACCGGACGACGTACTCGCAGCTGCGCGACGAGTTGCTCGAGTTCGCGGCCGATTCCGAGGACGGCGTGCTGATCGACGTCGAGCGCCTCGAACTGCGCGACCGGGCGCTGATCCGGGTGTTCGCCCTGGTCGCCCTGCGCGTCGGCGAGTGGCCCGCGATCCCGTTCGCGTTGGTGACGGGCCGCCCGGAGCAGCGAGCGGCGCTCGCGGCGAGCGGCGTGCCGGTGTACGCGGACACCGCCACGGCGGAGGCGGCGCTGACCCGCCCGGCCGGGCGAAGGGTGGGCCGCCTGCTCGACCGCTCGCCGCGCACGTCGGCGCGTGCCCGCGGATTCGTCCGCGGGATCTGCGCCGAGTGGATGGTGCCGGAGCTGGCCGAGGACGCCGAGCTGATCGCGACCGAGCTGGTCGAGAACACGCTCCGCCATACGGATTCGGCGCCGTGGCTGCGGCTGGAGCTGCGCCGCGGAACCCTGTCGGTGGCGGTCTCCGACGAGAGCCGGCGGCCGGCGGTGCTGCGGGAGGGTCTCGACCTGGCCCGCGTGGGGCTGGGCCTGCGGATGATCACCAAGGTCGCGAAGCGGTGGGGGAGCAGCCGGTCCCGCTCGGGCGGGAAGACGGTGTGGGCCCTGCTGGCCCGCCCGTGA
- a CDS encoding DUF2188 domain-containing protein, whose product MAEGDVHTYYEDGLWKNRVEGGRRASNTSPRRVDAVLAGRQIARKRRVGHFVHTPEGDVETERDFRPRGTERGGDTPSRPR is encoded by the coding sequence GTGGCGGAGGGTGACGTGCACACCTACTACGAAGACGGACTGTGGAAGAACCGCGTCGAAGGCGGCCGCCGGGCGTCCAACACCTCTCCCCGCCGCGTCGACGCCGTCCTGGCGGGGCGGCAGATCGCGCGCAAGCGCCGGGTCGGGCACTTCGTCCACACACCGGAAGGCGACGTCGAAACCGAACGCGACTTCCGCCCCCGGGGCACCGAGCGCGGCGGCGACACCCCGTCACGACCGCGGTAA
- a CDS encoding acetoacetate--CoA ligase: MILRPVAPDVRETTEIGRYLRWLEARGHSFDDYAALHRWSVTDLDGFWSSIKDFFGVRLHTPATAVVPDRTMPGTEWFPGATLNYAEHALGHGPGDATAVIAYSQTRERTELTWDQLRDQVARARAGLARLGVGRGDRVVAYLPNIPEAVVAYLAVASLGAIWASCAPEFGARSVVDRFGQIEPRVLLTVSGYRYGAKDVDRRAEVAEIRAGLPTAEHVVHVPYGEHDLPGTLAWNDLLAESAPGFEPVGFAHPLCVLFSSGTTGKPKAIVHGHGGILLEHLKNHGLSWDLRPGDRILWFSTTAWMMWNALVSGLLTGASIVLVDGNPLHPDLAWQWRLAEETRATLMGASPGFLMACRKAGLDPAAEYDLSALRQLGAAGSPLPAEGFHWVHERFPGVLLNVGSGGTDVCSGIVQGSPLQPVRAGEISGPCLGVDAKAFDEHGAPVVGELGELVITAPMPSMPVGFWGDDSGERYRDTYFSTYPGVWRHGDWIRFTPEGSCVIAGRSDATLNRGGVRLGTAEFYAVVEELPEIEDSLVVHLEDPAGGNGDLRLFVALRSGAELDDALRGKIASALRSALSPRHVPDAITAVPSIPRNRTGKKLELPVKKLLRGARPDDVAARDVLADPASLDPFVALAGGPA; this comes from the coding sequence ATGATCCTGCGCCCGGTCGCCCCCGACGTCCGCGAAACCACCGAGATCGGCCGGTACCTGCGGTGGCTGGAAGCCCGCGGGCACTCCTTCGACGACTACGCGGCCCTGCACCGGTGGTCGGTGACCGACCTCGACGGCTTCTGGTCCTCGATCAAGGACTTCTTCGGCGTCCGCCTGCACACCCCGGCCACCGCGGTGGTGCCCGACCGGACCATGCCCGGCACGGAATGGTTCCCCGGAGCGACCCTCAACTACGCCGAACACGCCCTCGGCCACGGCCCCGGCGACGCCACCGCGGTCATCGCCTACTCCCAGACGCGGGAGCGCACCGAGCTGACCTGGGACCAGCTGCGCGACCAGGTCGCGCGCGCCCGCGCGGGGCTGGCCCGGCTCGGGGTCGGCCGCGGCGACCGCGTCGTCGCCTACCTGCCGAACATCCCGGAAGCCGTGGTCGCCTACCTCGCGGTCGCGAGCCTGGGCGCGATCTGGGCCTCCTGCGCGCCCGAGTTCGGCGCCCGGTCGGTGGTCGACCGGTTCGGCCAGATCGAGCCGCGGGTGCTGCTGACGGTGTCCGGCTACCGCTACGGGGCCAAGGACGTCGACCGCCGCGCCGAAGTCGCCGAAATCCGCGCGGGCCTGCCCACCGCCGAGCACGTCGTGCACGTCCCCTACGGCGAGCACGACCTGCCCGGAACGCTCGCCTGGAACGATCTGCTCGCCGAAAGTGCCCCCGGGTTCGAGCCCGTCGGCTTCGCGCACCCGTTGTGCGTGCTGTTCTCCTCCGGCACCACGGGCAAGCCGAAGGCGATCGTGCACGGCCACGGCGGCATCCTGCTGGAACACCTCAAGAACCACGGCCTCAGCTGGGACCTGCGCCCGGGCGACCGGATCCTGTGGTTCTCCACCACCGCCTGGATGATGTGGAACGCCCTCGTCTCGGGGCTGCTGACCGGTGCGTCGATCGTGCTGGTCGACGGCAACCCGCTGCACCCGGACCTGGCCTGGCAGTGGCGGCTGGCCGAGGAGACGCGCGCGACGCTGATGGGCGCGAGCCCGGGATTCCTGATGGCGTGCCGGAAAGCGGGCCTCGACCCGGCCGCCGAGTACGACCTGTCCGCGCTGCGGCAGCTCGGTGCGGCCGGCAGCCCGCTGCCCGCCGAAGGCTTCCACTGGGTGCACGAGCGGTTCCCGGGCGTCCTGCTCAACGTCGGCAGCGGCGGCACCGACGTGTGCAGCGGCATCGTCCAGGGCAGCCCGCTGCAGCCGGTGCGGGCCGGCGAGATCTCCGGCCCCTGCCTCGGCGTCGACGCGAAGGCGTTCGACGAGCACGGTGCCCCGGTCGTCGGGGAACTGGGCGAGCTGGTGATCACCGCCCCGATGCCGTCGATGCCGGTGGGGTTCTGGGGCGACGACTCGGGTGAGCGCTACCGCGACACGTACTTCTCGACCTATCCCGGCGTCTGGCGCCACGGCGACTGGATCCGGTTCACGCCCGAGGGGAGCTGTGTCATCGCCGGCCGCTCGGACGCCACCCTCAACCGCGGCGGCGTCCGGCTGGGCACCGCCGAGTTCTACGCCGTCGTCGAGGAGCTCCCGGAGATCGAGGACTCCCTCGTCGTGCACCTCGAAGACCCCGCCGGCGGCAACGGCGACCTCCGGCTGTTCGTGGCGCTGCGGTCCGGCGCCGAACTCGACGACGCCTTGCGCGGCAAGATCGCCTCGGCGCTGCGGAGCGCGCTCTCGCCGCGGCACGTGCCGGACGCGATCACCGCCGTGCCGTCGATCCCCCGCAACCGCACCGGAAAGAAACTGGAGCTGCCGGTGAAGAAACTCCTGCGCGGCGCACGACCGGACGACGTCGCCGCGCGGGACGTCCTGGCCGATCCCGCGTCGCTGGACCCGTTCGTCGCGCTCGCCGGAGGGCCGGCATGA
- a CDS encoding long-chain fatty acid--CoA ligase, protein MNLPDFGLGSWPARRARINPDRTALVQRNRSLTYAGLAERVERLAGALTRLGVRPGERVAYLGVNDITVFETLFATARCGAVFVPLNYRLSPAEIRYMLADSGASVLVHSPDTGDLVAAAGALPDGVVIAMDPAEGERDFEAEIAEAGPLPGTAVGLEDPCLLLYTSGTTGRPKAAVLTHGNLTWNTVNQLAHLDVLGTDKALCIAPLFHCVGLGQITLPTLFKGGSVEPVAKFDPGTILARIGEAGITSFSAVPTMLEMMCRHEDWDRADLGSLTCVLYGGSPVAERVARAWLDRGVKLLQGYGMTEAAPGVSMATHEGTLDHPVAAGVPHFFTDVAALGPDLTPQPLDGTPSELLVRGPHVFGGYWNRPEESKASFVEGGWFRTGDVVRVDDDGWAHVVDRVKDMIISGGENVYPAEIEAVAVRLDAVDACAVVGVPDERWGEAGAAFVVVRPGAELDEPQFRAHLERHLARYKVPKHVRFTDALPRNATGKIRRVELRTLAAETFTNGPA, encoded by the coding sequence GTGAACCTGCCCGATTTCGGCCTGGGCAGCTGGCCCGCGCGGCGGGCGCGGATCAACCCGGACCGCACCGCCCTCGTGCAGCGGAACCGGAGCCTGACCTACGCCGGGCTCGCCGAGCGCGTCGAACGGCTGGCCGGCGCGCTGACCCGGCTCGGCGTCCGCCCGGGTGAGCGCGTGGCCTACCTGGGCGTCAACGACATCACCGTGTTCGAGACGCTGTTCGCCACCGCCCGCTGCGGCGCGGTCTTCGTCCCGCTCAACTACCGGCTCTCCCCCGCGGAGATCCGGTACATGCTCGCCGACAGCGGCGCGTCGGTCCTCGTGCACAGCCCGGACACCGGCGACCTGGTGGCGGCGGCCGGTGCGCTCCCGGACGGCGTCGTCATCGCGATGGATCCCGCCGAGGGGGAACGGGACTTCGAAGCGGAGATCGCCGAAGCCGGGCCACTTCCGGGAACCGCCGTCGGGCTGGAAGATCCCTGCCTGCTGCTCTACACCTCCGGCACCACCGGGCGGCCGAAGGCGGCTGTCCTCACCCACGGCAACCTCACCTGGAACACCGTCAACCAGCTGGCGCACCTCGACGTCCTGGGCACCGACAAGGCGCTGTGCATCGCGCCGCTGTTCCACTGCGTCGGGCTCGGCCAGATCACGCTGCCGACGCTGTTCAAGGGCGGCAGCGTGGAACCGGTGGCGAAGTTCGATCCGGGCACCATCCTCGCCCGGATCGGCGAAGCCGGGATCACCAGCTTCTCCGCGGTCCCCACGATGCTGGAGATGATGTGCCGCCACGAGGACTGGGACCGCGCCGACCTCGGCTCGCTGACCTGCGTGCTCTACGGCGGCTCGCCGGTGGCCGAGCGCGTCGCCCGCGCGTGGCTCGACCGCGGTGTGAAGCTCCTGCAGGGCTACGGCATGACCGAGGCCGCCCCGGGTGTCTCGATGGCGACCCACGAAGGCACGCTCGACCACCCGGTCGCCGCCGGGGTGCCGCACTTCTTCACCGACGTGGCGGCCCTCGGTCCCGATCTCACGCCGCAGCCGCTCGACGGGACGCCGTCCGAGCTGCTCGTGCGCGGCCCGCACGTCTTCGGCGGCTACTGGAACCGGCCCGAGGAGTCGAAGGCGAGCTTCGTCGAGGGCGGCTGGTTCCGCACCGGTGACGTCGTCCGCGTCGACGACGACGGCTGGGCCCACGTCGTCGACCGGGTCAAGGACATGATCATCTCCGGCGGGGAAAACGTGTACCCGGCCGAGATCGAAGCGGTCGCCGTCCGGCTCGACGCGGTCGACGCCTGCGCCGTGGTCGGGGTGCCCGACGAGCGCTGGGGCGAGGCCGGCGCGGCCTTCGTCGTGGTCCGGCCCGGCGCCGAGCTGGACGAACCGCAGTTCCGCGCGCACCTCGAACGGCACCTGGCACGCTACAAGGTCCCGAAACACGTGCGGTTCACCGACGCCTTGCCGCGCAACGCCACCGGCAAGATCCGCCGCGTCGAACTGCGCACCCTGGCCGCCGAAACCTTCACGAACGGACCCGCATGA
- a CDS encoding crotonase/enoyl-CoA hydratase family protein, with protein sequence MTTPLLPPSLRLELRDDIAVLWLARPEKRNALDDATVLGIESFFGAPPPGIKAVVLDAVGDHFSAGLDLSELTERDAFEGLEHSMMWHRAFERLERGRVPVVAVLKGAVVGGGLELAAAAHIRVAEPSAFYALPEGQRGLFVGGGASVRVPRLIGAHRMADMMLTGRVLDADEGHAAGLSHYRVDNGLEHALGLARKIADNSPITNFAVLQALPRIAEANPAEGYLMEALMAAVASGSAEAKERMQAFLEKRAGKVGR encoded by the coding sequence ATGACCACGCCTCTGCTGCCCCCTTCGCTGCGCCTGGAGCTGCGGGACGACATCGCCGTGCTGTGGCTGGCCCGTCCCGAGAAGCGCAACGCCCTCGACGACGCGACCGTGCTCGGCATCGAGTCGTTCTTCGGCGCCCCGCCGCCGGGGATCAAGGCCGTCGTGCTCGACGCCGTCGGCGACCACTTCTCCGCCGGGCTCGACCTTTCCGAGCTCACCGAGCGCGACGCGTTCGAGGGCCTGGAGCACTCGATGATGTGGCACCGCGCCTTCGAGCGGCTCGAACGCGGGCGGGTCCCGGTGGTCGCCGTGCTCAAGGGCGCGGTCGTCGGCGGCGGCCTGGAACTGGCGGCCGCCGCGCACATCCGCGTCGCCGAACCCTCGGCGTTCTACGCGCTGCCGGAGGGCCAGCGCGGGCTGTTCGTCGGCGGCGGCGCGTCGGTGCGGGTGCCGCGGCTGATCGGCGCGCACCGGATGGCCGACATGATGCTCACCGGCCGGGTGCTCGACGCCGACGAGGGCCACGCCGCCGGGTTGTCGCACTACCGCGTGGACAACGGCCTGGAGCACGCGCTCGGCCTGGCCCGCAAGATCGCGGACAACTCGCCGATCACGAACTTCGCCGTCCTGCAGGCCCTCCCCCGCATCGCCGAGGCCAACCCGGCCGAGGGCTACCTGATGGAAGCGCTGATGGCCGCCGTCGCCAGTGGCAGCGCCGAAGCGAAGGAACGAATGCAGGCGTTCCTCGAAAAGCGCGCCGGGAAGGTCGGCCGATGA
- a CDS encoding HAD family hydrolase yields the protein MYFPPVRGIPITPPSTHAEHRETRTDLEEPAIATAVLFDVDGTLVDSNYLHVHAWRRAFHELDRDVDSWRVHRAIGKGSGKLLSTLLGDEDAGRIGDEAKELHSRFYLETAGLLRPFDRAPELVRTLAGRGVRVVLATSAGPDELDALRKVLDLDDVVAGIVSGDDVEATKPDPEPVFAALDKAGSAPEETIFVGDAVWDVHAATKAGVRTVSVLSGGVGAAELTDAGAVAIYDDAAAILAGLDESVLIS from the coding sequence GTGTACTTCCCTCCGGTCCGGGGTATTCCGATCACCCCTCCCAGTACCCACGCGGAACACCGGGAAACCCGCACCGACCTCGAGGAGCCTGCCATCGCCACCGCGGTCCTGTTCGACGTCGACGGAACGCTCGTCGACTCCAACTACCTCCACGTCCACGCCTGGCGCCGGGCGTTCCACGAACTGGACCGGGACGTCGACTCCTGGCGCGTGCACCGAGCGATCGGCAAGGGGTCCGGCAAGCTGCTGAGCACCCTGCTGGGCGACGAAGACGCCGGTCGCATCGGCGACGAGGCGAAGGAGCTCCACAGCCGCTTCTACCTGGAGACGGCCGGCCTGCTGCGGCCGTTCGACCGCGCCCCCGAGCTCGTCCGCACCCTGGCCGGGCGCGGCGTGCGCGTGGTGCTGGCGACGTCGGCGGGACCGGACGAGCTCGACGCGCTGCGCAAGGTCCTCGACCTCGACGACGTGGTCGCGGGCATCGTTTCCGGCGACGACGTCGAGGCGACGAAGCCCGATCCGGAGCCCGTGTTCGCCGCGCTCGACAAGGCCGGGAGCGCTCCGGAGGAGACGATCTTCGTCGGCGACGCGGTCTGGGACGTCCACGCCGCCACGAAGGCCGGCGTGCGCACGGTTTCGGTGCTCTCCGGCGGCGTCGGTGCGGCGGAGCTGACCGACGCCGGCGCCGTCGCGATCTACGACGACGCGGCGGCGATCCTGGCCGGGCTGGACGAGAGCGTGCTGATCAGCTGA